ATGTTTGCTGAGATGGATTTGAAGGCCTTACAGTCTTACCAAATTCTGATCAAAGAAATTGGACTGCGGCACTGCGTGGACCCTGCTCTCATTGCAGCCATCATCTCTAGAGAAAGCCATGGTGGAACCATCCTGCTGGATGGCTGGGACCACACAGGACTTAAATTTGGCCTGATGCAGGTACTCAACCAGAAGCTTTTTGTCAGCCCTACTCCATCCTTCCTGATAGATTATTTGCAACTATTCGCATTTATCCTAGGCTTTAAAACAATGGTATTTGCATGGCTTTTGCTGGTAATTCTGTAACAtttgatatcttttaaaaaaaagtatcttaTGGGTATTATAACTACAATTTGCAATGAATACTATGCTAAATACTTAAATTGAGAAAATCTTATATAAAAAAAAGGGCACTATTACCAGTATCCACTTGAGGTTCATGACATAGTAAATTTCATCCATGTAGATCAAAACATTATAACAAAGTCCTACTTGAACCAAATTGTTCATTAGGCAATTTGGAGGAAGGGGACTCAAATTTTCAGAATATTTGCTTCCaggcttttattatttattttaaaattcatatttaattattttttggctgtgtcacacagcttgtaggatctttgttccctgatcagggattgaacctgggccccggAAGCAAAGTCACCaaatcccaaccactggaccaccagggaattccaccaGGCTTTATTTTGAATTGTCTGAGAAACCCAGACTTCCAGTCTCCCCACttagaaaaaagatatttttgacTGCAAATATCTAGACTTTGGGTGCTCATTActtgttttaaaacaactttttcctttatttatttgttaatattagAGTGCTTAACTAAAACTATGCCACACCCAGTTCTCCCAAATCCTTCTTTGTTTTTCAGACTCTCTTTCCTATGAAAGAAAGGGCATTTAGAATTGATTCTGTGGAAACAGAGAAAAGGGGCAAGGCGGTGCCCATGACCTTCCTCTATGAGGAATAGAAATCAGGGCAACAGAAACCTGTCTTGTTCCATTCAGATGCTGACATTCTTATCTGAATTTTCTAGCTTGATAAAAACATTCATCGTCCTGTTGGTACCTGGGATGGCAAAGAACACCTTTTGCAGGCTGTTGGGATTCTCACAGACAGAATTAAGGCAATCCAGAAAAAATTCCCCAGCTGGAGTGTGGCTCAGCACCTCAAAGGTAGGCCAGATGTGTAGTGCTTTGTTTAGAAGAGCGGTGAGTGAGGGAGCCCTGAAGGCCGGGTGTGCCCTGGGTATTCCTGGGCCCATgcccaccagggcagccctggaCCTGGGAGGACCTGAACGCTCTCTGAAGCACTGAGCTCCCTGGAGTGGTCTTCTTTTCTGCTTCCATTCCCCTTCTGCCAGATGTTGGGGTTCCTTTTGCATCTCTCCTTggttctccttttttaaaaagcatttacttatttatggctgtgctgggtcttagttgctgcacgcaGGGTTTCTACAGTTGTGGCAACTGGAGGCTACTCTCGAGTTGCGGTGcagaggcttctcactgtggaggCGGGGTGGCATGGGCTccaggcatgcgggcttcagcagctgtggcgcgtgggctcggcagttgtggctcgggagctccagagcacaggctcggtagttgtggttcacaggcttagttgcccccatggcatgtgggatcttccaggaccagggatcaaacccaagtcccctggcTTGGCAGGGGAtttctaaccactgaaccaccagggaagacttctaATTTGTCCTTGAGCCAATCATTGGTCCTTGAGTGATGCCCTGAGAGCTAGTGTGATCGTTTAAAAGAATATGTTTGCCTTTATCtgatgggtttttttcccctggtgTAAGAAACTGTTGCCCACTTTCTGAATTGTTGGAATGAATGTTCACCCCGTGAGCATCCTCAGTGACAGCAGGGCTTTAAGTACCATGATGTGTCCAGGGAAATATGCCTTCTAAGCTGATCACAGACCACCTCAGGTTCAGCATCTCCCAGACCGAATCAACTCACATTGCCTGCTCgctcagttgtacctgactcttttcgaccccacggactgtagcccaccaggctcctctgtccacgcgctttcccaggcaggaatactggagaaggttgccatttccttctccagggaatcttcccaacccagggatcccacatctcttgcatctcctgcattggcaggtgggttctttaccagctgagccacggggTAGCGAATTAACTCACTAGACTCCCATTATacatttgctttttcttcatattttctgtctctgtggaagGCACCATAATATGCCCAGTCATCCTGGCCTGAACAAACAATTGTTTTCTGAGGTTCCCTGGTTCCTTCTCCTTTTACATTCAACCACACCTCCTACGGACCCATCATATGCAAGTATCTCTCTCCTTCCACACTTTACAGCCTGATTTTTGAATAAACAGTTTCTAGGCACTATAATATACCCAGTCATCCTGGCCAGAACAACCAGATTGTTTTCTGAGGTTTCCTGGTTCCTTCTCCTTTTACATTCAACCACACCTCCTACGGACCCATATGCAAGTACCTCTCTCCTTCCATTACTTTACAGCCTGATTTTTGAATAAACAGTTTCTATATTCTATTTCAAGGTCctaggaggcagggatcaggaCCAGGGGTCTTTTTCTCTAGACATCCAAGCAGAGCACGGTTATGTTAAACACATGAGGAACTACTGAAGATTAACCTTCTAGGGTGTAACACACACGTGCACGCTGCGCACATACCCCTACAAAGAAACGAGTATGTCTCGGGCATCGCtgtgcagtgtgcaagccagtgTGGCACCCATCCTGGTGCACAGTAGTTGCTTAAAAACACTTACtgaatggatgagtgagtgaatgaatgaggtaCTGAACGACTGAGACAATGTCACAAGTATCCTCAGAGTGAAGATTGGTAAAGAAATGAGAAGCAAATCTGACTTCTGCAGCAAGAAAACAAAAGCCTctagaaaaagagagacagaaggaaagcCATCTGGAATTTTCTCACTGACTCTTGAGGAAGTAGATCCtctgaggaggggaggaaggggggaAGAAGATCTGGGACTGTGCTTTTGGAGATTTGCTCATAGCTTACTTCTGCTGAAAGTTAATTTTTCAACCCGAACCTCTGGTTTCATTTCAGGTGGTCTCTCAGCCTTCAAGTCAGGAACTGAAGCCATTGCCACCTCTGCAGACATACAGGCTGACTATGTCAATGATGTTTTAGCCCGAGCTAAGTTCTATAAGAAACATGGCTTCTAGACAAAGCTCCATGGGCGGgccaggttggtaggtgctcaTATGACCCCTTTGAGGATTTGATAAGGCTGTGTTGTACCCAATGCTGGCAAATAATTGTTGCACTTAAGACAAAAAATTCATTTCCTACTCTTCTTCATGCAAATAagcataaaaaaaggaaaatccttCCAGTTCACAGTATGTTTTCTGtgagatatatatagatatatgcataATTACTGTGCAGTAAAGTGGATATCACAGTAAATTATGTATTCTTACCATATTCTTAGGACTAAGTCTGCCTATTCCAGCAGGGCCTCATTTTAGcccatgatttttcttttcctgactacaccacacggcatgtgggatcttagttccctgaccagggatcgaacctgtgccccctgccatagaagcagagtcttaaccactggaacaccaggaagTCCTAGTTCATGATTTCAATGCCCACATACTCCCTGTCTTACCAGAATTACTAAAAAGAAGAGAGCCTGACCTGAGCCTTGGACCTCCTCCCAGCATCTGCTCAAGCCCCTGGAGCTTTGCTTGTGAGGGATGCCTGACTCATAAGCCAACCTGGGAAATGGTAGAGAAACCGTCAGGTTCCCAGGGTGGAATTTGAGCTCCCTGGGCACCTGAGAGCCAACCTCGGCAAAGCTAATCCTCCTCAAGGACTGCATCCCTCAGGCCCACTCCTGCCTCCTatgtcttcttcctcttctttgatGAAGATCCAGGGACtggcttctcttcttccctttttagTCAGTAGTTGCTGCCACATGCTCTTTCAAGGGGTCCATTCTCCACAAAATGTGGCTGAAGATAAGCATATTGGGCCTGAATTTGTTGTGGTTCTTTAGGTGCAAGTAAAAGCCAATCCTCGAAATTTTaagcaataaaaggaaattaCTGAAAGGCTATCAAAAGGCTCGCAGAGCCAATGAGAAGCTCGAGGACAAGAAGAGAAACCAGGCAACTCTGGACTCTGGGTAGCAGGAACCAGCTGACCGTGCTTTGTAGCACCCTACTGCATGAATCAACTAGTGCGCTCACTGCATAGATGAACTCCAATGCCTTTTTCTCCCATCCTTTCACCATTCTGCTTCACTTTTATCATCCCATGGGAGAGAGTCTGATGGATTATCTTGGATCATACACATACCCATGGGCTGGCTGCTTTGCTTTTTGGTCTTGCCCAGACCACCTACCATGGGGAAGAGACATTCCTCCTGAAGCCTCAGGTAGAGTGCAGCTTTCGCTTCCATACTTCGGAGAAAAACACCAGTAACATGTTGGATTGTAAAGTTCTCAAAGTCCCTGCCGTTGTGGTCCTTGCTGGGCCTTTAGCTTCCTTCAGAGATATTTGATGAATGTTTCTATGCACAACTTCTTTTTCTGAGGAGGAATCAAAATCATACCCAcctgacttccctggtccagtggataagaatctgcctgtcaatatagggaacaggggtttgatccctggtctgggaagatcccatctGCTCTGAGactactgagtctgtgtgctCCAACTGCTGGGCCCTTGTGccttacagcctgtgctccatagAAAGAGAAGTCACCGtgatgagaagcccttgcatggcaacaaagagtagccccactcaccgagactagagaaagccctcgagcAGCAACCaaggctcagcacagccaaaaaaaaaaaaaaaaaaacataactgCCTACATCTGAGCCCCCCTGGAAAAAGCCAGGTAAATCCTTCTCCGCTCAATGACCTCTCAACCCTGCCTGAAGATGTGACCCAGGCCGAGCTGGGACCCCTGTGTTTCACTGGGGCAGAGCCATAGTGTGACAGTATACAGGCCAGCATCTTCTATGATCAGATGAGGACCAGGCTGTATCAGCTGTTAAATATTTGATTATTACCTCTGCATATAGGCAATCCAGGACATTCTTTAGACATTCACTTTGCTCGAGAATGATTTCTTCTGTGGGGGAAACCACAAACATGTTCTCCATTTAATTGCAAACTCCTTCAATGTCACCACTGAAACAATAAAGTACACCCAGGTGagatcatttcaaaataatttaaaaacaagaaacagtATGATGACTTATGACTGAGACACCAGATGTTGTAGACGAGAGCCCATATTTAAGGTGTCATAGTTTGGTTACCATAGAAGtagaccctgaccctgaccctgaccctcagGTGCAGGTGGTTTATTTGAGCGCTGCAGGGAATGCTGGTATGAAGTGGCTCAGGGATACAGGGAAGGGAAGACAACTCATAAAACATATATCATCAAGCTGGCTACCACAGTGGGCAATGGAGTCTGGTCCTGCAAGCAAACATCAAGGAACTATACAAAACACACACTGCAGAATTATTAATATTACACTCTAGGGCCAAGGAGCTGGGGTACTTATGCATCAACTTCTAAGAGCCATTGACTGAGTATCTGCCCGTTGAGGGGAGAGCAGGTTAATTCTTTGCTCTTCTGGTCTGCCGTGCAACTAGGTGGTGTACTTACCTGCACTTCCAAGGGAAGGAGGCCGTAGATGCCGACATGCAGATCCTGGCAGTTGTAAATCAACTGAGGATCCTGAAATGTCTAGGGACATAGGAAGGCCCTTGCTTGTGTATAGGGCACTCTCCAGAAaacctctctttcctccctctagcatgtgctgttgcttcagtcgtgttcaactctgttatcctatgcactgtagcccaccaggctcctctgtctacggattctccaggcaagaatactggagtgggttgccatgccctccttcaggggatcttcctgacccagggattgaacgcgtgtctcttatttctcctgtgtgttcaatcactggtcagggaactaagatcctgaccATCTCCCCGACCCCAAAACAAACCTCACAAATACCTGGAACAGAGGCTGGCTTTAGTCAAAGGAACACAAAGGAAGGCCTGGCCAATGAGGGGgagaaaacacaaagaacaaaacacAGATTAAAGTGTGAAAGGAATTATGCCATGTGGACATTCCTATTGCTTGGGTTCACTCAATACGTTCCTCAGAAAAGCTatgctgtttatttttaagaagatgACAGGTTAAAACATGgctgaagctttaaaaatgtgaagGGCAGAAAGGGATGGGGAGGCACGGTTTCTCATTGTGCCTTTTGAGGTTAAAGAGCCTGAACACTTGACAacagggtccccaacctccaggatctaatgcctggtgatctgaagtggagctgatgtaataatagaaataaagtgcacaataaatgtaatgcacttgaatcatcctgaaaccacatccccacccccagtccgTGGAAGCATTGTCTTCCAGGAAACTGGTCCCCggtgccaaaaaggttagggACCACTGTTTTACACGAATCTGCAGGCTCTGGCATCCCGAGAAGGGCTGCACACCAGTAGCCACCGGAATCTGGGTGAGAATTGCTTCTCATTTCTGTTTCACTTGTTTATCTTTTTGGCTGGTTGCCTGGGGTTGAATTCCTATTTGATTGACAAGCTCAAATTTAACAGCAGCAAAGAGTAGCAACACCACTCCAGTGCTTGGCTTTGTCAAATCCAGTTTGAGTGTAATTATCATTGAGGAAAAAcagcttttctcattttttaaagaatgaaattagttgCTGGAGGCTGTTCACTGTAATTTGAAACTAGCAAAACCATATGGAGCCGTGACTGTGAGCATCCCATCTTATCTGTTTGCACATCCCAAGTTAATGGTGTGAAAATCAACAGGTTTGGCTTCCCTAATTCTCCATGTGGCTCTGTTCCTAACCGTGTCTTCTCCTAGCCTACCTAATTCTCGCTCCCACTATGTCCTTCACTCAGTCGCTCACACTCATGGTCCTCCCTCTGCAGGGTCTGTGCTCCTCCACCTGTTCCCCAGGCTGTTTGCCCCTTCTGAACTCGTAGGTCTACACAAACCTCTCCATTTCCTAAGGCTCTCCCGTGGGCTTGGCGTCCCCTCCTGCTGCCTCTATTCCCCAGCCTTCCGTCACTACTTCCTGCCTTTTTCCCACACTGAATTCCAAAAGTAAGATAAAGACATGTAACAAAGTGAACTCTCGGTCAAGGTATTTCTGACTTAAGGAACTGGAGCCAGAGAATCTGGATTAGCCTTTTCACAGGTAAAGAACAAAAATTCCTTATCACTTACAGCTCTGAGGAGGTTTTTTGGGAGTCCTCTCTAAAGAAAAAGAGTTCCCTGCTCAGGTATCCTTTGAGCTTTGTGTCCATGGatctaaaataaaatgatcagATAAAATTTTGTTCCAATGTGTGTTCCTATCCTTTATTAAAGTTATAGAAAGCATACTAATTAGGTTAAACTGGATTATGCACACACATTTTTAGCTTCATTTTCTTGCAAAAATATAATGAACGGATCTTAGGATTGTCCTGGGTTCTGGAATGTTTTGACAAGAGTATCTTAGGGGAAAAAGATACATCTTAAGTGCAGTACAGTTTTGAAGGTATTGTTGTAGGGTTTAtgagggcacaaaacacagtttTCCTCACAGTTGCTCAACACTGTGGTGCTTGCGAAGACTTTCCTATACGTGCAGTGCATGGGTTGTTTTCGTTTCTGTTACCTATGTTTCTAGCATCTGTCTATGCTCTTATTTACAGAGCAGTGCTAAGAGATAGGGTCTATCACCACGTTGTCTCATATACTCGGCATTCTTTGAAGACAGGTGAAGAGCATGAGGCTCTATGGATGGTTCTGGGCCTTGGGGTCTTCTCAGGGGGATCTGGGGAGAGTGTCCACACTATGGAGATCTGTGGAGGCCTTAACTATCATCACCAGGGAAGACTTCAGAAAAGTCCTAAGGTCTAGTACCCTCAGTGAGAGGAGAGTTGGAGGGGGAAGTTGTGAGAGTCATGGGTATCTTCAGAGTATGGAAGATGCAATCTGAGAGGAGAGAAGCCTGCTCAAAGAGCAAAGGGGTGAATGTTCACCTGAGAGTGTGTTTCAATAGCAGCTTTGTATGCAAAGCGTACATTAGTACCCCTATTAGTAAAGGTAGTACTCATTGAATACTGATCAGTGATGGCAAATTAATCTTATTCTCTAATGAATGTACTGTgtctgtgaaagtcgctcagtggtgtttgactctttttgaccgcaaactgcagcctgccaggctcccctgtccatgggattctccaggcaagaatactggagtgggttgccatttcctcctccagggaatcttcctgactcagggaatcttccttgaatccatgtctcctgcattagcaggcatattctttatcactgagccaccagggaagcccccataattGACACATaatactgtgtaagtttaaggtatacagtacAATGATGTGATTTACACATTTTATGAAATGATGATCACAATGAATTTAGTTCATGTCCATCATCTCATGAtgacacattaaaaagaaaaaaaagttaacttgTGAAGAGAACTCTTTGGATCTACTCTCTTACAAACTTTCAAATacaacatacagcagtgttaacaAGTTATCACAAGGTACATTAACTCCCAGGA
This region of Ovis canadensis isolate MfBH-ARS-UI-01 breed Bighorn chromosome 3, ARS-UI_OviCan_v2, whole genome shotgun sequence genomic DNA includes:
- the LYG2 gene encoding lysozyme g-like protein 2 encodes the protein MLSFALFGGLFVLIGASWGSHSFTHTMSPRLHFRLYHGCYGDIMTMETPGVPCDNTRMIACGIRGSEMFAEMDLKALQSYQILIKEIGLRHCVDPALIAAIISRESHGGTILLDGWDHTGLKFGLMQLDKNIHRPVGTWDGKEHLLQAVGILTDRIKAIQKKFPSWSVAQHLKGGLSAFKSGTEAIATSADIQADYVNDVLARAKFYKKHGF